CACAGTTCCTCAATGTCGGAAACAATCAGGGTAATACCGGTATGCCGCCCTGCCAGCGGCTTCGCCGCATCGTGCATGGCCAGCGCCACACCCAGGGTAGGCCCACCGCCGGGGAAAAACTCCATCATGGTCGGCGACTCCTGCACCAGGGGCAGCTTGAGCTGATCCTTATAAAACTGCTTGGCCTTTTCCAGGTCGAGAACAAAGACCACCACATTTTTCATCTTGATCGGCATTGTTACCTGTCCTTTTCGCGTGAATTGAAGGGCATAAAATAGCAGAGCTGCTTATGGCTGGCAAGGGCCATTTGCCGGGCAAAGCCAAGAAAGGTGCCTGCCACGTTCATGATGATGCTCTCCCGGTTGCGACTGCACAGATGTTACAAATGATTTTTCTCCAGGCAGAAGCCGGCCTGGTGCAGGGCTTCAAGCAGCTCTTCAATAAAGAGATCGATATATTCCTGGCTGATGGCGCTGGAATGGGGGGTGATCAGTATGTCCGGTTCATGCCACAGGAGGGAATCGGGCGCCAGCGGCTCGACTGCAAAGACATCCAGACCCGCACCCGCCAACGGGCCGTCATGGAGGGCGTGCAGCAGATCCTCTTCCCTGTAGCAATTGCCGCGCCCCAGGTTGTACAGGCAAGCCCCCGGCTTCATGGCATCGAAATGCCGGGTGGTGAAGATACCGTCGGTTTCTGCGCCCCCCGGCAGGAGCAGCACCACGTGATCGGCATGGGGCAATGCCTCCTCCAGCCGGCCAAAGGGGATGACCCGGTCAACGGCGAGGGGAGCCGCAAAGCCTTCCACACGCCGCTTGACCCCCGTAACCCCGGCCCCGAACGCCTTCAGCAGTTCTGCCATGGACTCTCCCAGCGCACCTAAACCGACGATGAGCACCTGCTGCCGGAAAAGGGCCGTGCAGTCATTGTATCCCAGGCGTCCCCAGACCCTGTTCTTCTGGTCGTCCAGGGATTTGCCCATGCGCCGGTTGAAGTAGAGCATCATGGAGAGGAGGCTTTCCCGCATGATACGGCCGTGGAAGCTGCCATAGTGCGTCTTCACCCGGCCCGATGGATCTTCGTCAACCCAGTCGTGGCCGGCAGCCGGGGTAAAAACCATCTTCAGCTTCGGCGCCTTGTCGTACCACGGTGCCTTGAAATGCCAGACCAGCACGCACTCCGCCTCGGGAAGTCGCTCCATGAAGTCCTTGGTGTCACTTGCCACGGTGATGGGGATATGGGGAAGCGCCTGACGTAGTTGGTCAAGATGACGCGGCTTGAAGGAAAAGGCATCGACGGTGTTCTGGAGATGGATGAGGATGTTATGTATGTTCATGGTGGTTTCCGTGTTTTTAAAGTTCGCTCGCACTTAAGCAGTCCGGGTTCCTGCAAATCACCAGATGCAAAGTCTGACATCATCTCCCTATTTATCAAGGGCTGATCTCAGACCCTGCCTTGACTTGAGCTCCAGCCTCACTCCACTTTTGTGCCAGCTTTTCAATGCTTTTGCTGCTTTCCGTCGCAATACCATCTTGGAAGAGCGTCACTTTATAGCCGCGATTCAGGGCGCCACGGGCCGTGGCGTTCACACAGTAAGCCCCGTCCAAGCCCGTGATTAATAATTGGCTTATCTGCTTTTCTGCAAGGTAAGCCTCAAGCTCGGGGTTGGAAAAAGCGTCCGGCCGATTCTTGGAGAGGGTTATGGCCATGGGGACTTTGATAAGGCGGTGGTCCATTTCCGTTCCAGGGGAACTAGGCGCGTTGATCCCGTCTGTAAAAAACGACATGATTGGATTATCGATTACATTTTTTATATAAACAACAGTAATTCCCTTTTTTTGAGCCTGTGCAAGTAAGGCGTTAGAGACCCTCACAATTCGATCTCCGTCATGGTAACGCTTCTTAGCTTGGGGTCCCGTGTAATCTTCTTGGATATCAATGATGAGAAGTGCAGCACGTGGAACTGCATATTTCTTGATGGGTATTCCCCTTGTGGGTCGCATGCTCCAGTAGATCAGAGCAAAGAGCATAAGTGCCAAAAGAAGAACCGAAGTAGCCGACCAGTACAGAATTTTTTTCAATCGCTTCATTATTGACCCCTTTACTTTACGCTTGATAGCAGGATGTCACTGAGCTCTGCAAAAAACTCCCCGCGATAAGAAGTGCCGGCAGCGTTTAAACGGTGGTCTGCAGCTGGATAGACCCTGAGAGTGAGGTTATTCTTCCCTGCCTCCTTGAACTTCGATTCCAGGAAACGTGCAGAATCGACCGGAACACTTTCGTCCTGTTCGCCGATACCCACCAGGATGGGAATGTATAGCTTGAGAAAGTCGGGTAGAGGTTCGATGTCCATGACGTCGGACCACCAGCGATAGGGGTTGCCATACCAACTCTTTTCAATGCTGCGTGAATCGGTTGCAATCTTCTTCCAGCCTGACTCCACATCGAACCATATGAGGCCTTTTTCCCGGAGGGTGGAGAGTGATTTGCGCATCGAGTAGCCGCCGCTGCCGATAATCGCAAGGTGGGTAACTGCTGGGTTTGACCCGGCTACCTTGGTTGCGGTCAATGCTCCCTCCGAGACGCCAACTAAGACGATATTTCTTGGGGTGGGCGCAGTGGAGCCGATCTGGGCGACGATGAATTCGGAATAGTCGGCTGACCATTGTTCTGGATTGTTAGCGAGATGAAATTCCTGGCCGCAGCCGAACAGTCCGGTAGAACGGTCCGGTACAAATCTTTTATTCAGGACGAATATACGGGCATTGACTGTGAGACCGCCGACATAGCTGGGCATTACGGCCTTCCAACTGGGGCAGCCTGTCGCTCCGTAAAAGAAGAGTAGGGTATCCACCTTGGATGCGTCACCGACGGTGAATGTGTAGTAGATGCTCGAACCGCAGTCTTTGTAGTGAAAAGAAAGAGGGGAAGGCGCTTCGCTGCCGTACATGTGGACGGAGCGCTGAATCAACGTGCAGCCGGACAATAGGAAAAAAAATAACAGCAAAAGAACGCGCATGTGCTAGTCCTGGTTGATTTGTCCAACGGCAGTGGAGCGCAGTAATGTGGTGAAGCGCCGGGGGCGACGCCGCGCTTCAATAGCCGTATCACAGCCTCACGGCAAAAGGATCAATGCCTGCCAAATTTGCGCGCACTATAAACCCGATTTTAGTGGTTGTCAAAGGTGATGACGCCGCTATGAAAGGAGCAGAAAGAATCCTGCCGGAAATTGCATATCTCTTCCCATCGGCTACAATGTGATTCACACTTCGCAAAGCCAACGAGGGAAGGAATCGACCATGAAAACAGCTTTTCATCCGCGCAGGGTCTATATTGCGGCGTCATATATGGCGCCGGTGGGGCGGTACAATGGCAAGGAACGGGAGGCGTGCACCTTTCTGGAACTGGCGGAAAAGGCGGCGGCTGTGTTTGCATCCAGCCCGGTTCGCCCCAGGGATATTGAGGCTGTTGTCGTGGGGAGCCAGAATCCGGGGGCATTTTCCGGGGTGGACAACACCGCCGCCAAGGTGGCCGGGGTGCTGGGCATTTCCGGCGCCAAGTCGGTGTTGATCGATACCGCTTCCTCGTCGGGGGCATCTGCCTTTGAAAACGCCTACATGGAGATTGCCTCGGGGCGCTCCGACCATGTCCTGGCCATGGGCATTCAGAAGATGAGCGACGTCTCCACCCTGGATGCCACCAAGATTGTCGCCGGGGTCATCGACCGGGACGAGGCGGAGTTCGGCCTGTCCATGCCGGCCTGCGGCGCACTGGTGGCCCGGTCTCTCATGCAGCGCCTGAATCTCTCGGAGGAGGAATGGACTGCCTTTTCGGCCATGCTCACCGAACGGGCCCATCGCTTTGCCGCTCGCAATCCCGATGCCCATCTCAATTTCCAGATTCCGGTGGATGAATATTACCGGCAGATTGTCAACGGCAAGAACTACATGTACTGGTGGCCGTTGCGCTACCACGATTTCTGCCCCATGTCCGACGGGGTGGCGGCGGTCATTCTCACGGCCCGCCCCCAAGAGGTCATGGTGACCGGGGTGGGTAGCGCCACGGATATTCCAACCATCGCCGACCGTCGCTATTTCCAGTCATTCCCGGCGACGGTGCGGGCGGCGGCCGCTGCCTACGGCATGGCCGGCATCAAGGATATCACCACCTTCGCCGGCAAGCTGCATGTGAACATGCATGACCCATTCAACGGCTTCGGTCCCATCAATATGGTCGATCTGGGTATTCTTCCCCGTGCGCGGCTTCTGGACGGTCTTTTCGACGAGAGCCTCACCGGCGAGCGAGGCCGATTCCCCACAAACCTTACCGGCGGCCTCAAGGGGCGCGGCCATCCTCTGGGGGCCACCGGAATGATCCAGGTGGTGGAAAATCACCGGCTGATTCTGGAGAGGGGCTTCCAGGCAGGCCTTTCCCATTCCATCGGCGGCCCCATCAACAACAATGTGGTGATCCTGCTGGAGCGGGTTTCACATTTTCGCCACCGTCCCTGTCAGCCATACAAGCCGTGGGGGTTGCCGTCCCTGGGTACGCTGAAACCCAAGCAGGTCACCATAGATGCCCTCCTGTCCGGCACCGAGACGGTCGAAGGTAGCTACGTCACTTCCACCACCCGCTTCGACTACAAAACCAGCCAGCCGCTCAATACGCTGATGCTGGTGTCATGCCGCATGAACGGTGGCCGCTATACCTTCCTCTTCGGCATCGGCGGCGAGCATTACCAGAGCATCGCCAGCCTGGTGCCGGGGGACAGGTTGAGCCTGGAGCGCAAAGATGGTCTGATCCTCGTCAACCAGATGCCGGTCAAGCGTTTTTACCAGCGCACCCTGGATGGCCTGATGGAATTTGCCGAATCGGGATGGAGGATATTCCAGGGAAAGAAGGTGATGCAAGATAGGAAGAAAGCCGAAGGCGAGCCAACCCTTTATTCCGGTGGAGCAGCATGAAACCGTCCGCCATGCCATTATCGCCCTCCTGGAGAAAAATGAGCTGACAGCCCGGGAGATTTCCGAGCAGACCGGCATCGGCGAAAAGGATGTCTACGACCATCTGGAGCATATACAGCTGCACAGGCAGAATCTGCATCTGGCCGTGACACCTGCTGTCTGCCGCAAGTGCGGATTTGTCTTCAGAAAAAGAGAGCGCCTGAAGAAGCCGGGGCGTTGCCCGGTCTGTCGCGGAGAATTCATCGACCCACCATCCTTTTTCATCCAGAGTGGCTCTGGTGCCGGTTCCTGTTAATCGTGTTGACATGCTGCCGCACAACAGTGTATTGAATCTGTGCATATGTTAATCATGGCAGGAGATGACACTGGTGACGGTTGCCGCACTGAAAAAGCTTACTATTTTAGCCCCTTCCGTCATTCTTCTTGTCATGGCCTACCTGGCGATTCCCCATATTGCGGCCCTGCCTCCTCCGCAGCATGAGCTTGCCCTGCTTTCCCCTTATCTGTTCATTGCCACCGGCCTGATACTCAGTTTCGCCTTCAGCAGGGGGCGGGCCTTTTTCGTGCTGCTGCTCCTGGCCGGCTTTTACTGGTTCTTTCGCACCTATCTCCAGCATGGGCTCTCAGACTTTCTTCCCCGTGTCGTCTTCCAGTTTCTCTGCCTGCTTATTCCTCTCAATATCACCATCTTCTGCCATGTGAGGGAACGGGGGGTCTTCACCCTTTCGGGAAGGATGCGCTTTGCGTTTCTTGCCATGCAGCTGGCAGCGGTCGCCTGGATCATCAGATACCGTGAAGACTACGGCCAGGTGCCGCTATTTTTCTCTCGCCCATTTCTGGACATCCCCTTTATTTCTGACTCCCCGGTTCCACAGGTTGCATGGCTGGTTGCCATCATCGGCTTTGTCCTGGTCCTGTACCGGGTCGTGATCCACAAATCCCCCATCGACAGCGGTTTGCTTGGCGCACTGGTTGCGGTCTTCATTGCCTTCAACACTCTGACCGTTGGCGATTTCCCCCTGGTTTTCATTGCCGCTGCAGCGTTTATCCTTGCGGTGAGCGTTCTTCAGGATTCCCACAACATGGCTTTCCGTGACGATCTTACCGGGCTTCCCTCCCGTCGCGCCCTGAACGAGCAAATGCTGTCCATGGGGCGGCAGTACACGATTGCCATGCTTGATGTGGATCACTTCAAGATCTTCAATGACACCCATGGCCATGATGTGGGGGATCAGGTGCTGAAGATGGTGGCGAAAAAAATTGGTGCGGTGAAGGGGGGAGGACGGCCTTTCCGCTATGGTGGCGAAGAATTCACCATTGTCTTTCCCCGCCGGAAAATGGGCGATGCCATCCCTTTTCTCGAAGATGTGCGCAGTGCCATCAGCGCCTACGAGCTGTCGATCCGCAGCAAGGACCGCCCCAAGAAGGCAGAGGAAGGAAAAAAGAAACGCAATGCCGGCCATGGCGACAAAACGGTCTCGGTTACCATCAGCATCGGCGTAGCAGAGAGCAGCGACAGCCTGCGCCTGCCGGACGATGTGATAAAGGCCGCAGACAAAGCCCTCTACCGGGCAAAGAGCAAGGGGCGCAACCAGGTGAGCAGGTAATATTTACCGGCAATATACCCCACGACAAACCCTCCGTGATGACCGTACCGCCGGGCCGACGGCCATATCTTGTTGTCCTCCATTCTTCCATGACAGAATACCCCACCAGCAGCCATTGCATCCTTAACCGGGAAGGTTAGAATTATCTTGGGACCGGCCAGAACCGACATGACAATCAGGGGGGGCGATGGGATTCTCGGCAAGGTTAATGATGGTTAGCTTCATGCTTTTCCTGGTGCTTTTCCTGTGGGGAGCACCTGAGGGTGCAGATGCCGCCGGCCCTGCCCATGCAGCCGCCCCTTTCCCCTCCATCACCCTGAAAAAGTACGCTTCCGGTTTTGACGAGCCCACCGATATCGCCAATGGGGCAGACGGCAGCGGCAGACTCTTTATCCTGGAGAAAAGCGGCAGGGTGCGGATCCTCAGGGATGGGAAAATTCTGCCGGCGCCATTTCTGGATATCGAGAAGCTGGTCAAGTCTTCAGGCTCCGAGCAGGGGCTGCTCGGCATCGCATTCCCCCCCGGTTTCAAGCAAAAGGGTCATTTCTACGTCAACTACACCGATCACAGCGGCATCGGCAATTCGACTGTGGCACGCTATGGGATAGGCGCCAATGTAGATATTGCCGAACCTGCCACGGCGCAGATCATTCTCCGTGTCACGCAGCCCTTCAGAAACCACAACGGCGGTCAGCTCGCCTTCGGCCCCGACGGTTTTCTCTACATCGGCTTCGGCGACGGCGGCAGTGCCGGGGATCCCCGCAACAACGGACAGCGTCTCGATACTTTTCTGGGGAAGATGTTGCGGCTGGATGTGGAGTCGGGGGTGTCGCCCTACCGGATACCCCCCGGCAATCCGTTCAGGAATGAAATCTGGGCATACGGCCTGCGCAACCCCTGGCGCTTCTCCTTCGACCGCGAGACAAAAGATCTCTACATTGCCGACGTGGGACAGGACCTTTACGAGGAGGTGGACTTCCAGCCGGCAGCCAGCAAAGGGGGAGAAAATTATGGCTGGAGAATGACGGAAGGCTCCCACTGCTTTAAAAAGAAAGATTGCTCCAAAAAAGGTCTGACCTTGCCGGTGGCGGAGTATGATCATTCTGAGGGTGACTGCTCTATCACCGGCGGTTTCGTCTACCGTGGCAAAGAATCTCCCTCCCTTGTGGGGATCTACTTCTATGGCGATTATTGCAGCGGCAGGATCTGGGGGCTGAGACGCACCGGTGGCAAATGGGAGAAAAAGCTGCTCTTAAAGACCTCCCTGAAGATTTCCACCTTCGGCGAAGATGAAGTGGGCAATGTTTATGTGGCCGATCTGGCAAGCGGAGATATCTACAAGATAACCGGGCGTTGAAGCCAATATCGGGCCATGCTGCCCGAGTGGCCTGCACCGCAAATCCATCCCTCTTCCTTATCTTAAATATGTAGACAAGTGTAATATGAATCCTGCGCTAACCGCGCTCCGTCATCCGGTGTCGTTTCTCCTTCTGCACA
This region of Geotalea daltonii FRC-32 genomic DNA includes:
- a CDS encoding prolyl oligopeptidase family serine peptidase, which codes for MRVLLLLFFFLLSGCTLIQRSVHMYGSEAPSPLSFHYKDCGSSIYYTFTVGDASKVDTLLFFYGATGCPSWKAVMPSYVGGLTVNARIFVLNKRFVPDRSTGLFGCGQEFHLANNPEQWSADYSEFIVAQIGSTAPTPRNIVLVGVSEGALTATKVAGSNPAVTHLAIIGSGGYSMRKSLSTLREKGLIWFDVESGWKKIATDSRSIEKSWYGNPYRWWSDVMDIEPLPDFLKLYIPILVGIGEQDESVPVDSARFLESKFKEAGKNNLTLRVYPAADHRLNAAGTSYRGEFFAELSDILLSSVK
- a CDS encoding thiolase family protein, which translates into the protein MKTAFHPRRVYIAASYMAPVGRYNGKEREACTFLELAEKAAAVFASSPVRPRDIEAVVVGSQNPGAFSGVDNTAAKVAGVLGISGAKSVLIDTASSSGASAFENAYMEIASGRSDHVLAMGIQKMSDVSTLDATKIVAGVIDRDEAEFGLSMPACGALVARSLMQRLNLSEEEWTAFSAMLTERAHRFAARNPDAHLNFQIPVDEYYRQIVNGKNYMYWWPLRYHDFCPMSDGVAAVILTARPQEVMVTGVGSATDIPTIADRRYFQSFPATVRAAAAAYGMAGIKDITTFAGKLHVNMHDPFNGFGPINMVDLGILPRARLLDGLFDESLTGERGRFPTNLTGGLKGRGHPLGATGMIQVVENHRLILERGFQAGLSHSIGGPINNNVVILLERVSHFRHRPCQPYKPWGLPSLGTLKPKQVTIDALLSGTETVEGSYVTSTTRFDYKTSQPLNTLMLVSCRMNGGRYTFLFGIGGEHYQSIASLVPGDRLSLERKDGLILVNQMPVKRFYQRTLDGLMEFAESGWRIFQGKKVMQDRKKAEGEPTLYSGGAA
- a CDS encoding PQQ-dependent sugar dehydrogenase, producing MGFSARLMMVSFMLFLVLFLWGAPEGADAAGPAHAAAPFPSITLKKYASGFDEPTDIANGADGSGRLFILEKSGRVRILRDGKILPAPFLDIEKLVKSSGSEQGLLGIAFPPGFKQKGHFYVNYTDHSGIGNSTVARYGIGANVDIAEPATAQIILRVTQPFRNHNGGQLAFGPDGFLYIGFGDGGSAGDPRNNGQRLDTFLGKMLRLDVESGVSPYRIPPGNPFRNEIWAYGLRNPWRFSFDRETKDLYIADVGQDLYEEVDFQPAASKGGENYGWRMTEGSHCFKKKDCSKKGLTLPVAEYDHSEGDCSITGGFVYRGKESPSLVGIYFYGDYCSGRIWGLRRTGGKWEKKLLLKTSLKISTFGEDEVGNVYVADLASGDIYKITGR
- a CDS encoding GGDEF domain-containing protein encodes the protein MTLVTVAALKKLTILAPSVILLVMAYLAIPHIAALPPPQHELALLSPYLFIATGLILSFAFSRGRAFFVLLLLAGFYWFFRTYLQHGLSDFLPRVVFQFLCLLIPLNITIFCHVRERGVFTLSGRMRFAFLAMQLAAVAWIIRYREDYGQVPLFFSRPFLDIPFISDSPVPQVAWLVAIIGFVLVLYRVVIHKSPIDSGLLGALVAVFIAFNTLTVGDFPLVFIAAAAFILAVSVLQDSHNMAFRDDLTGLPSRRALNEQMLSMGRQYTIAMLDVDHFKIFNDTHGHDVGDQVLKMVAKKIGAVKGGGRPFRYGGEEFTIVFPRRKMGDAIPFLEDVRSAISAYELSIRSKDRPKKAEEGKKKRNAGHGDKTVSVTISIGVAESSDSLRLPDDVIKAADKALYRAKSKGRNQVSR
- a CDS encoding transcriptional regulator, which produces MEQHETVRHAIIALLEKNELTAREISEQTGIGEKDVYDHLEHIQLHRQNLHLAVTPAVCRKCGFVFRKRERLKKPGRCPVCRGEFIDPPSFFIQSGSGAGSC
- a CDS encoding D-2-hydroxyacid dehydrogenase, producing MNIHNILIHLQNTVDAFSFKPRHLDQLRQALPHIPITVASDTKDFMERLPEAECVLVWHFKAPWYDKAPKLKMVFTPAAGHDWVDEDPSGRVKTHYGSFHGRIMRESLLSMMLYFNRRMGKSLDDQKNRVWGRLGYNDCTALFRQQVLIVGLGALGESMAELLKAFGAGVTGVKRRVEGFAAPLAVDRVIPFGRLEEALPHADHVVLLLPGGAETDGIFTTRHFDAMKPGACLYNLGRGNCYREEDLLHALHDGPLAGAGLDVFAVEPLAPDSLLWHEPDILITPHSSAISQEYIDLFIEELLEALHQAGFCLEKNHL
- a CDS encoding VOC family protein, producing the protein MPIKMKNVVVFVLDLEKAKQFYKDQLKLPLVQESPTMMEFFPGGGPTLGVALAMHDAAKPLAGRHTGITLIVSDIEELCKELAAAGVKFAEPLERTPWGKMAVVLDPDGNQFALVEG
- a CDS encoding cysteine hydrolase family protein; its protein translation is MKRLKKILYWSATSVLLLALMLFALIYWSMRPTRGIPIKKYAVPRAALLIIDIQEDYTGPQAKKRYHDGDRIVRVSNALLAQAQKKGITVVYIKNVIDNPIMSFFTDGINAPSSPGTEMDHRLIKVPMAITLSKNRPDAFSNPELEAYLAEKQISQLLITGLDGAYCVNATARGALNRGYKVTLFQDGIATESSKSIEKLAQKWSEAGAQVKAGSEISP